The genomic region CGAAATCTTCTATTTTATTTCCAGTTCCAACTACTAAATAATTATTTATATTAGCATAATAGTATAAAGTTATCATACGAATACGAGATTTTATATTTGCTAAAGCAAGCAAATTTTTTTTTTTAAAAGGATCGTTTACTGTATGAATAAAAGATAAATATAAAGAAGATAAATCTTTTTTTATATGATGGACATTTAAAAATTTAGATTTTAAAAAATTTGCATGTTTTTGAGATAATAAATTTTTATTTTTATCTAGTATTGGCATTTCTAATATTAAAGTTGGATACTTAGTCATAGCAACTAAAATGGATGTTACAGATGAATCTATCCCCCCGGATATACCAATAATAAATCCATTGGATTTAGATTTTTTTATATATTTTATAAGCCAATATATAATATATTCAATTATTTTTTTTGCATTTATCATTTTAAATGATTTTTATATTTTTCATAAAAAAAATTTTAAAAAAATGTCCTTAATTCTTAATTTAGAAACTTCTACAAAAAATTGTTCGGTAAGTATTTCCAAAAATGGAATATGTATTACATCTATAGAAGAATGTTCGGAAAAATATCTTCATTCAGAAAAATTACATACATTTATACAATATGCTATAAAAATTTCTAAAATTGATATAAATGATTTAAAATCAATTTGTGTTAGTAAAGGTCCTGGTTCTTATACTTCACTAAGAATAGGAATATCTGCCGCTAAAGGTTTGTGTTTTTCATTAGGGATTCCTTTATTATCATTAGATTCATTAACAATTATGAGTCAAAAAATAGATATTAAAGATGGATTTTTATTACCTATGATACATGCAAAATCCGATTTTTTTTATACTTCCTTATTTAATAAATCTAAAAATCGGATAGCACCTATCTCTATAAAAAATATCAATGATCAATATTTCAGATTTATCACAAAAAATCAAAAAGTATATTTTTTTGGTAATGTAAATTTTCAAGAAAAAGAAAAAAGTTTATTGACAGATTATTTTCATTTTTTTTCTCATATTTATCCCTCTGCCATAGATATGTCTTTTCTTTCTTATGTAAAATTTTGTAATAAAAAGTTCAATAAAATT from Blattabacterium sp. (Cryptocercus punctulatus) str. Cpu harbors:
- the nadE gene encoding NAD(+) synthase, encoding MINAKKIIEYIIYWLIKYIKKSKSNGFIIGISGGIDSSVTSILVAMTKYPTLILEMPILDKNKNLLSQKHANFLKSKFLNVHHIKKDLSSLYLSFIHTVNDPFKKKNLLALANIKSRIRMITLYYYANINNYLVVGTGNKIEDFGVGFFTKYGDGGVDLHPIADLTKSEIRFLAKKLKIINCIQKAKPTDGLWEDQRSDEDQLKATYEELEWAMKITEEKKNFFNYDIFKESEKNILKKYQTLHQKNMHKVIPIPICRIPFNFKKN
- the tsaB gene encoding tRNA (adenosine(37)-N6)-threonylcarbamoyltransferase complex dimerization subunit type 1 TsaB, producing MSLILNLETSTKNCSVSISKNGICITSIEECSEKYLHSEKLHTFIQYAIKISKIDINDLKSICVSKGPGSYTSLRIGISAAKGLCFSLGIPLLSLDSLTIMSQKIDIKDGFLLPMIHAKSDFFYTSLFNKSKNRIAPISIKNINDQYFRFITKNQKVYFFGNVNFQEKEKSLLTDYFHFFSHIYPSAIDMSFLSYVKFCNKKFNKIENFIPFYL